One part of the Mycobacterium marinum genome encodes these proteins:
- a CDS encoding SDR family NAD(P)-dependent oxidoreductase yields the protein MEEATPARQLLTDRVAVVTGGGSGIGAATSRLFAQHGAQVVIADIDAELAHRTVDEIGGAAWAVGTDVRDADQVSTLAQRVLDRYGRVDILVNNVGHWLRHPGNFVDTDPQLWDELYRVNLHHVLLATHAFLPAMIEQHGGAIVNVSSVEGLRGYPEDPVYAAFKAAVIHFTRSLAVQVGNHGVRINAIAPDVTESLQVPYSQWLSDAEQTQWPGWVPVGRMGVPEDQARVILFLACELSAFVTGHTIPTDGGTAAAGGWFRSSRRPDREWTNRPIAP from the coding sequence GTGGAAGAAGCGACGCCGGCCCGGCAACTGCTGACCGACCGGGTGGCCGTGGTGACGGGCGGCGGCAGCGGTATCGGCGCGGCGACCTCGCGGCTATTCGCCCAACACGGCGCCCAGGTCGTCATCGCTGATATCGATGCGGAGCTTGCCCACCGCACCGTCGACGAAATCGGCGGTGCGGCTTGGGCAGTCGGCACCGACGTCCGCGATGCCGATCAGGTCAGCACGCTGGCTCAGCGCGTGCTCGATCGCTACGGCCGCGTCGACATCCTGGTGAACAACGTCGGCCACTGGTTGCGCCACCCCGGCAACTTCGTCGACACCGACCCGCAACTGTGGGATGAGCTGTATCGAGTGAACCTTCATCACGTCTTGCTGGCGACTCACGCCTTTCTGCCGGCGATGATCGAGCAACACGGCGGCGCGATTGTGAACGTCTCGTCGGTCGAAGGACTGCGCGGCTACCCGGAGGACCCGGTCTATGCAGCCTTCAAGGCCGCCGTCATCCATTTCACCCGCAGCCTTGCCGTCCAGGTAGGCAACCACGGGGTGCGGATCAATGCGATCGCCCCGGACGTCACCGAATCGCTACAGGTGCCCTACTCGCAGTGGCTATCCGATGCCGAACAGACGCAGTGGCCTGGTTGGGTTCCCGTTGGGCGGATGGGTGTCCCAGAAGATCAAGCCCGGGTGATCCTGTTCTTGGCCTGCGAACTCTCGGCGTTCGTCACCGGCCACACTATCCCGACAGATGGTGGCACCGCCGCGGCCGGCGGATGGTTCCGCTCGTCGCGCCGCCCCGACCGGGAATGGACGAACCGTCCCATCGCGCCCTGA
- a CDS encoding PPE family protein, with protein sequence MNFSVLPPEINSLRLFAGAGPTSMLEAAAAWGSLADELQVAASSFSSVTAGLASGAWQGPASAAMSAVAAPYASWLSAAAAQAAGTAGRATAAAAVFEAAQAAIVHPAMVAANRNELVALVISNLFGQNAPAIAATEAVYEQLWAQDVAVMAGYHAGVSAIAQQLAPWQQALALPAADADFSLSIFGLQLVKTGTANATTTFGGVAIASGANSSADAGVADIAFAFGSGSSASATGGVLNIAGVGGANSSASATGGINIGTGALAFGDGNTVNASSIGVANIGTVAAAFGNNNSVTAIANGVENNATVAAAFGNNNTDVSAIVNGVENTGVVSAVFGSDNSGVSANAFGVENNAIVATAAGSGNSNVMANAGGVGANEILVAAALGNNNSAIANATGVGGTLGTGAISLIGNNNTLYADATGAGHIGTVASALFGDNNGVKATSFGLNNIATVATAGGSGNTTVAAEASGAENVAVLATAFGNNNPTVTANVLGAGNLATAATALGNNNTINANVVGLENIATVATAGGNDNGVGASGVGVGGNIGNIATAFGNSNSQVSADASGAGGNLGTVATAFGNENNVTASAFGAGNIGNVSSALFSNNNTISASSIGVENIGTVATSIGDNNTVSATNGLGLGGNIATVATALGGQNNTVSAETGTGGGNIASVSTVLFGENNTASASAIGAGNIANVATVLFSDNNTSNASSFGVENIAAVATSYGDGNNVTATNSLGLGGNIATVATALGGQDNTVSAQAGAGGANIAQVATVLFGDNNTASASGLGAGNIADVATVLFSNNNTSNASALGVENIATIATSYGDNNNVSATAPGIGANIATVATALGGQGNTVSAESGGAGANIASVSTVLFGENNTASASAIGAGNIANVATVLFSDNNTSNASSFGVENIAAVATSYGDGNNVTATNSLGLGGNIATVATALGGQDNTVSAQAGAGGANIAQVATVLFGDNNTASASGLGAGNIADVATVLFSNNNTSNASALGVENIATIATSYGDNNNVSATAPGIGANIATVATALGGQGNTVSAESGGAGANIASVSTVLFGENNTASASAIGAGNIANVATVLFSDNNTSNASSFGVENIAAVATSYGDGNNVTATNSLGLGGNIATVATALGGQDNTVSAQAGAGGANIAQVATVLFGDNNTASASGLGAGNIADVATVLFSNNNTSNASALGVENIATIATSYGDNNNVSATAPGIGANIATVATALGGQGNTVSAESGGAGANIASVSTVLFGENNTASASAIGAGNIANVATVLFSDSNTSTVSSFGVENIATVATSYGDFNNVSASTPGIGGNIATFATAFGEGNTNVHAEAGPGGANIATLATVFGDGNAVSVKSIGAGNTASIATMIGNNNTADINVFGLENVATVATAIGDNNGLTANAPGLGANIATVATAIGSGNSQVSAEAGGAGGNIATLSSVFGDSNTAVVTAFGAGNVPTAATVFGSGNGVKVNSFGLENIATLGTVFGDNNTGVVADAGGVGGNIATLANVIGDGNTAAAASAVGTGNIATLANVFGDANAATAGSIGVGNVPTAATVFGSGNGVTVSTFGLENIATLGTVIGDNNTGVVADAGGVGGNIATLANVIGNNNTAAGASAVGTGNIATLANVFGDANAATAGSIGVGNVPTAATVFGSGNGVKVSTFGLENIATLGTVIGDNNTGVVADAGGVGGNIATLANVFGNDNTAAEATASGVGGNIATLANVFGDGNAVKANVVGFGNVPSAATVIGSNNTVTTDVFGVENIATLASVYGDGNSGVLAQSGGVGGNIATLATVIGSNNTATEASAVGIGGNIATLGTALSDGNAVSATANGFGNTATVATAFIGGGNTATASASGVGNIASLATAVGADNAVSATASGAGGNIAIAATAIGDGNTEVTADAGGLGGNIGVAATAIGGGNTVAASSTGLTIGSVATAVGDGNTGIAARGHQAGNLGIVSTAIGFGNTDVAAAGFGVANIGNVATVIGSNNQNVFAGGTGLSNIATVGGDNNTALAGDQSGGLASVNVATVFGSGSGASAFNGFLNLAIGLTDGVMASAGPGNFNVSIQPFFDVQPLFG encoded by the coding sequence ATGAATTTTTCAGTGTTGCCGCCAGAGATCAACTCACTACGACTGTTTGCCGGCGCCGGGCCCACATCGATGCTGGAGGCGGCAGCAGCGTGGGGGAGCCTGGCTGACGAGCTGCAGGTCGCGGCGTCTTCGTTCTCGTCGGTCACGGCCGGCCTGGCGAGTGGAGCATGGCAGGGGCCGGCTTCGGCAGCGATGTCAGCCGTAGCCGCACCCTATGCGAGCTGGTTGAGCGCGGCGGCGGCCCAAGCCGCGGGCACGGCGGGGCGGGCGACGGCGGCGGCGGCGGTGTTCGAGGCCGCACAGGCCGCGATCGTGCATCCAGCAATGGTGGCAGCCAACCGCAACGAGCTGGTGGCGCTGGTGATCTCCAACCTCTTCGGTCAGAACGCACCAGCGATCGCGGCGACCGAGGCCGTCTACGAACAGCTGTGGGCCCAGGATGTGGCCGTGATGGCGGGCTATCACGCAGGAGTCTCGGCGATAGCGCAGCAGTTGGCTCCGTGGCAGCAGGCGCTGGCCCTGCCCGCCGCGGATGCCGACTTCAGCCTCTCTATCTTTGGTCTGCAACTGGTGAAGACCGGTACCGCGAATGCGACCACGACGTTCGGCGGGGTGGCGATCGCCTCGGGTGCGAACAGCTCGGCCGATGCCGGCGTGGCCGATATCGCCTTCGCCTTCGGAAGCGGTAGCAGCGCCTCCGCCACCGGTGGCGTGCTCAACATTGCCGGGGTCGGCGGCGCCAATAGCTCGGCCAGCGCGACCGGCGGAATCAACATCGGCACCGGTGCGCTCGCGTTCGGCGACGGCAACACGGTCAACGCCAGCTCCATCGGCGTCGCCAATATCGGCACGGTGGCCGCGGCGTTCGGCAACAACAACTCGGTGACCGCGATCGCCAACGGGGTGGAGAACAACGCCACCGTTGCGGCCGCGTTCGGCAATAACAACACCGACGTCTCGGCGATCGTCAATGGTGTGGAAAACACCGGTGTGGTGTCGGCCGTGTTCGGCAGCGACAACTCCGGAGTTTCTGCCAACGCGTTCGGTGTGGAAAACAACGCCATAGTTGCCACCGCCGCCGGCTCTGGCAACAGCAATGTGATGGCCAACGCCGGCGGCGTGGGCGCCAATGAAATCCTGGTGGCAGCGGCACTCGGCAACAACAACTCGGCCATAGCCAACGCCACCGGCGTGGGCGGCACTCTCGGTACCGGCGCCATTTCGTTGATCGGGAACAACAACACGCTTTATGCCGACGCCACCGGCGCCGGTCACATCGGCACCGTCGCCAGCGCGTTGTTCGGCGACAACAATGGAGTCAAAGCCACTTCCTTCGGCTTGAACAACATCGCGACGGTGGCCACCGCGGGCGGCAGCGGCAACACCACGGTTGCGGCCGAAGCCAGCGGCGCCGAGAACGTCGCCGTCTTGGCCACCGCGTTCGGCAACAACAACCCCACGGTCACGGCGAACGTCTTGGGTGCGGGCAACCTCGCGACTGCGGCCACCGCGTTGGGCAACAACAACACCATCAATGCCAACGTAGTCGGCTTGGAAAACATCGCCACCGTGGCGACCGCGGGTGGCAACGACAATGGAGTCGGTGCCAGCGGTGTTGGCGTGGGCGGCAATATCGGCAACATCGCGACGGCCTTCGGCAACAGCAACAGCCAGGTCAGCGCCGACGCCAGCGGCGCGGGCGGCAACCTCGGCACCGTCGCCACCGCGTTCGGCAACGAAAACAACGTCACGGCGAGCGCCTTCGGTGCGGGCAATATCGGCAACGTTTCCAGCGCGTTGTTCAGCAACAACAACACGATCTCCGCCAGCTCGATCGGCGTGGAAAACATTGGCACCGTGGCCACCTCGATCGGTGACAACAACACGGTCTCGGCCACCAACGGGTTGGGTCTGGGCGGCAACATCGCCACCGTCGCCACCGCCTTGGGCGGCCAGAACAATACCGTCAGCGCCGAAACCGGCACCGGAGGCGGCAATATCGCGTCGGTGTCGACGGTGTTGTTTGGTGAGAACAACACGGCTTCGGCCAGTGCGATTGGTGCGGGCAATATCGCCAACGTGGCCACGGTGTTGTTCAGCGATAACAACACGTCTAATGCCAGTTCGTTTGGGGTGGAGAACATCGCCGCTGTGGCGACCTCCTACGGTGATGGCAACAATGTGACGGCGACCAACTCGTTGGGGCTGGGTGGCAATATCGCCACGGTGGCCACGGCGTTGGGTGGTCAGGACAACACGGTGAGCGCTCAGGCCGGTGCTGGTGGGGCGAATATCGCTCAGGTGGCCACGGTGTTGTTCGGTGACAACAACACGGCTTCGGCCAGTGGGCTGGGTGCGGGCAACATCGCGGACGTGGCGACGGTGTTGTTCAGCAATAACAACACGTCCAATGCCAGTGCGTTGGGTGTGGAGAACATCGCGACGATCGCTACGTCCTACGGGGACAACAACAATGTCTCTGCTACCGCGCCGGGCATTGGTGCCAACATCGCCACGGTGGCCACTGCGCTTGGGGGGCAAGGCAATACCGTCAGTGCGGAGTCCGGTGGTGCGGGCGCCAATATCGCGTCGGTGTCGACGGTGTTGTTTGGTGAGAACAACACGGCTTCGGCCAGTGCGATTGGTGCGGGCAATATCGCCAACGTGGCCACGGTGTTGTTCAGCGATAACAACACGTCGAATGCCAGTTCGTTTGGGGTGGAGAACATCGCCGCTGTGGCGACCTCCTACGGTGATGGCAACAATGTGACGGCGACCAACTCGTTGGGGCTGGGTGGCAATATCGCCACGGTGGCCACGGCGTTGGGTGGTCAGGACAACACGGTGAGCGCTCAGGCCGGTGCTGGTGGGGCGAATATCGCTCAGGTGGCCACGGTGTTGTTCGGTGACAACAACACGGCTTCGGCCAGTGGGCTGGGTGCGGGCAACATCGCGGACGTGGCGACGGTGTTGTTCAGCAATAACAACACGTCCAATGCCAGTGCGTTGGGTGTGGAGAACATCGCGACGATCGCTACGTCCTACGGGGACAACAACAATGTCTCTGCTACCGCGCCGGGCATTGGTGCCAACATCGCCACGGTGGCCACTGCGCTTGGGGGGCAAGGCAATACCGTCAGTGCGGAGTCCGGTGGTGCGGGCGCCAATATCGCGTCGGTGTCGACGGTGTTGTTTGGTGAGAACAACACGGCTTCGGCCAGTGCGATTGGTGCGGGCAATATCGCCAACGTGGCCACGGTGTTGTTCAGCGATAACAACACGTCGAATGCCAGTTCGTTTGGGGTGGAGAACATCGCCGCTGTGGCGACCTCCTACGGTGATGGCAACAATGTGACGGCGACCAACTCGTTGGGGCTGGGTGGCAATATCGCCACGGTGGCCACGGCGTTGGGTGGTCAGGACAACACGGTGAGCGCTCAGGCCGGTGCTGGTGGGGCGAATATCGCTCAGGTGGCCACGGTGTTGTTCGGTGACAACAACACGGCTTCGGCCAGTGGGCTGGGTGCGGGCAACATCGCGGACGTGGCGACGGTGTTGTTCAGCAATAACAACACGTCCAATGCCAGTGCGTTGGGTGTGGAGAACATCGCGACGATCGCTACGTCCTACGGGGACAACAACAATGTCTCTGCTACCGCGCCGGGCATTGGTGCCAACATCGCCACGGTGGCCACTGCGCTTGGGGGGCAAGGCAATACCGTCAGTGCGGAGTCCGGTGGTGCGGGCGCCAATATCGCGTCGGTGTCGACGGTGTTGTTTGGTGAGAACAACACGGCTTCGGCCAGTGCGATTGGTGCGGGCAATATCGCCAACGTGGCCACGGTGTTGTTCAGCGACAGCAACACGTCCACCGTCAGCTCGTTTGGGGTGGAGAACATTGCCACCGTGGCGACCTCCTACGGAGACTTCAACAACGTCTCAGCCAGCACGCCGGGCATCGGTGGCAATATCGCCACCTTCGCCACCGCTTTCGGCGAGGGCAACACCAATGTCCATGCCGAGGCCGGCCCCGGCGGTGCCAACATCGCGACCCTGGCCACTGTCTTCGGCGACGGCAACGCTGTCTCAGTCAAATCGATTGGCGCGGGCAATACCGCCAGCATCGCCACCATGATCGGCAACAACAACACGGCTGACATCAACGTATTCGGTCTGGAGAATGTCGCCACGGTGGCGACCGCAATCGGTGACAACAACGGTCTGACCGCCAACGCCCCGGGGCTTGGCGCCAACATCGCCACCGTCGCCACCGCGATCGGCAGCGGCAACTCCCAGGTCAGTGCCGAGGCCGGCGGCGCCGGGGGCAATATCGCCACCCTGTCCAGCGTGTTCGGCGACAGCAACACGGCCGTCGTCACCGCGTTTGGTGCGGGCAATGTGCCCACCGCCGCCACCGTGTTCGGTAGCGGCAACGGCGTCAAGGTCAACTCGTTCGGGCTGGAAAACATCGCCACGTTGGGCACCGTCTTCGGTGACAACAACACCGGCGTTGTGGCCGACGCCGGCGGGGTCGGCGGCAACATCGCCACCTTGGCCAACGTGATCGGCGACGGCAACACCGCGGCCGCGGCCAGCGCGGTGGGTACCGGCAACATCGCCACCTTGGCCAACGTGTTCGGCGATGCGAATGCGGCCACGGCCGGTTCCATCGGGGTCGGCAATGTGCCCACCGCCGCCACCGTGTTCGGTAGCGGCAACGGCGTGACAGTCAGCACGTTCGGGCTGGAAAACATCGCCACGTTGGGCACCGTGATCGGTGACAACAACACCGGAGTCGTGGCCGACGCCGGCGGGGTCGGCGGCAACATCGCCACCTTGGCCAACGTGATCGGCAATAACAACACCGCCGCCGGGGCCAGCGCGGTGGGTACCGGCAACATCGCCACCTTGGCCAACGTGTTCGGCGATGCGAATGCGGCCACGGCCGGTTCCATCGGGGTCGGCAATGTGCCCACCGCCGCCACCGTGTTCGGTAGCGGCAACGGCGTCAAGGTCAGCACGTTCGGGCTGGAAAACATCGCCACGTTGGGCACCGTGATCGGTGACAACAACACCGGAGTCGTGGCCGACGCCGGCGGGGTCGGCGGCAACATCGCCACCTTGGCCAACGTGTTCGGCAATGACAACACCGCCGCGGAAGCCACGGCGAGCGGTGTGGGTGGCAACATCGCGACCCTGGCCAACGTGTTCGGTGATGGCAACGCAGTGAAGGCAAATGTGGTGGGCTTCGGCAACGTCCCCAGCGCTGCCACCGTGATCGGCAGCAACAACACGGTTACCACCGACGTCTTCGGCGTGGAGAACATCGCCACCTTGGCCAGCGTGTACGGCGACGGCAACAGTGGCGTGTTGGCTCAGTCTGGTGGTGTCGGCGGCAACATCGCGACCCTGGCCACCGTGATCGGCAGCAATAACACGGCGACCGAGGCCAGCGCGGTGGGCATCGGGGGCAACATCGCCACCTTGGGCACCGCGCTCTCCGACGGCAACGCGGTCTCGGCCACAGCGAACGGCTTCGGCAACACCGCCACCGTGGCCACCGCCTTCATCGGTGGCGGCAATACGGCCACCGCGTCGGCGTCCGGTGTGGGCAACATCGCCAGCCTGGCCACCGCCGTCGGCGCCGATAACGCGGTCTCGGCCACCGCTTCGGGCGCGGGCGGCAACATCGCTATCGCCGCCACGGCCATCGGCGACGGCAACACCGAAGTCACCGCGGATGCCGGCGGCCTGGGCGGCAACATCGGCGTCGCAGCGACTGCCATCGGTGGCGGCAATACGGTCGCGGCCAGCAGCACCGGACTCACCATCGGCAGTGTCGCCACGGCCGTCGGGGATGGCAACACCGGGATCGCGGCGCGCGGACACCAGGCCGGCAATCTGGGCATCGTCTCCACGGCCATCGGTTTCGGTAACACCGATGTCGCCGCCGCCGGCTTTGGTGTGGCCAATATCGGCAACGTGGCCACGGTCATCGGGAGCAATAACCAGAACGTCTTCGCAGGCGGGACCGGGCTCTCCAATATCGCGACCGTCGGCGGGGACAACAACACGGCCCTGGCCGGAGACCAGTCGGGCGGCCTGGCCAGCGTCAATGTCGCAACCGTGTTCGGTAGTGGGTCGGGGGCCAGTGCCTTCAACGGCTTCCTCAACCTCGCCATTGGTCTGACCGACGGTGTCATGGCTTCAGCGGGTCCCGGCAACTTCAACGTGAGTATCCAGCCGTTCTTCGATGTCCAGCCGCTCTTCGGGTGA
- a CDS encoding NYN domain-containing protein, which translates to MTETSASRVAVYFDFDNIVISRYEQVHGRNTFHRDKSKGLEQERLQLATVDLGAIIDFASSFGTLVLTRAYADWSADVNAGYHGQLVGRAVDLVQLFPAASYGKNGADIRLAVDAVEDMFRLPDLTHVVIVGGDSDYIALAQRCKRLGRYVVGIGVAGASSGSLAAACDEFVTYDALPGIPTLPAPAAKKRSRRSNAADRDEPTPLDAQTAATGLLERALRIGQEKDDAEWLHNSAVKAQMKRMDPSFSEKSLGFKSFSDFLRSRSDLVDLDESSTTRLVRLHIEADS; encoded by the coding sequence ATGACCGAAACCAGCGCATCTCGCGTCGCGGTCTATTTCGACTTCGACAACATCGTGATCTCGCGCTACGAGCAAGTCCACGGCCGAAACACGTTCCACCGGGACAAGTCCAAGGGCCTGGAACAAGAACGATTGCAGCTGGCGACCGTCGATTTGGGTGCGATCATCGACTTCGCCTCCTCGTTCGGCACCCTGGTCCTCACCCGTGCCTACGCGGACTGGTCCGCCGACGTCAATGCTGGCTATCACGGCCAGTTGGTGGGCCGCGCGGTTGACCTGGTCCAACTGTTCCCAGCCGCCTCCTATGGCAAGAACGGGGCCGACATTCGACTAGCCGTCGATGCGGTCGAGGACATGTTTCGGCTACCCGATCTGACGCACGTGGTGATCGTTGGCGGCGACTCGGATTACATCGCTCTTGCCCAGCGCTGCAAGCGCTTAGGACGCTACGTCGTGGGGATCGGCGTGGCGGGCGCCAGCAGCGGGTCGCTGGCCGCCGCCTGCGACGAGTTCGTCACCTACGACGCCCTTCCCGGGATACCTACCCTGCCCGCACCCGCGGCCAAGAAGCGCAGCCGTCGGTCGAACGCCGCCGATCGCGACGAGCCGACACCACTGGACGCACAAACCGCCGCCACCGGGCTGCTCGAGCGCGCCCTTCGCATCGGGCAGGAGAAGGACGATGCCGAATGGCTGCACAATTCTGCGGTCAAGGCGCAGATGAAGCGAATGGATCCATCGTTCAGCGAAAAATCTCTCGGCTTCAAGTCATTCAGCGATTTCCTGCGCTCCCGCAGCGACCTGGTGGATCTCGACGAAAGCAGCACCACGCGACTGGTTCGACTCCACATCGAGGCCGATTCCTAA
- a CDS encoding undecaprenyl diphosphate synthase family protein, protein MSHGNGRWAAKRLRDACELGLTQFSLYGGLPHNVLDAIDRAEAATAHNDRMTLFVVLNYGGRQEVLDAAER, encoded by the coding sequence GTGTCCCACGGTAACGGACGTTGGGCAGCCAAGCGCCTCCGCGATGCCTGCGAACTGGGTCTCACGCAGTTCTCGCTCTACGGTGGCCTACCGCACAACGTGCTTGACGCGATCGATCGCGCCGAGGCCGCAACAGCCCACAACGACCGCATGACGCTGTTCGTCGTGCTCAACTATGGCGGCCGCCAGGAGGTGCTAGATGCCGCAGAGCGCTAG
- a CDS encoding NRAMP family divalent metal transporter, with the protein MRVHRGGWLRWGLLAVWGPGLVVMLADTDAGSLITAAESGAQWGYRMVLPQLILMPILYVVQEMTVRLGIVTGKGHGALIRERFGRGWAWLSAFTLFASAIGALLTEFVGVAGVGELFGISRWVSIPIATVMLLALALTGSYRRVERIGLAVGAAEVAFLVAMVMARPQLDQLLAGLRSMPLGNSSYLLLVAANVGAVIMPWMIFYQQGAVVDKHLSVATIRQARLDTAVGAVLTQLIMIAVVVTVAATIGTHHGAASLQTVGQIADALTPYLGRLGGTVLFGLGMLGAALVAAIVASLAGAWGLSEVFGWRHTLNQRPNRATAKFYTTYALAHIIGAVLVLGSVDLVNLAVDVEVMNALLLPIVLGLLLVLEAHTLPEEWRMRGVRKYITRTLCLFVIAFGLYMVPQALGWL; encoded by the coding sequence ATGCGGGTCCATCGCGGCGGATGGCTGCGCTGGGGTCTGCTGGCGGTCTGGGGTCCGGGCCTGGTGGTGATGTTGGCCGACACCGATGCGGGCTCGCTGATCACCGCTGCCGAGTCCGGGGCGCAATGGGGCTATCGGATGGTGCTGCCGCAATTGATCTTGATGCCGATCCTCTATGTCGTCCAAGAGATGACCGTGCGGCTGGGGATCGTCACGGGCAAGGGGCACGGTGCGCTGATCCGGGAGCGATTCGGCCGCGGTTGGGCGTGGCTTTCGGCATTCACCCTGTTCGCATCGGCCATCGGCGCGCTGCTGACCGAGTTTGTCGGGGTTGCCGGGGTCGGGGAGCTATTCGGGATCTCGCGCTGGGTCAGCATCCCGATTGCCACAGTGATGTTGCTGGCCTTGGCGTTGACCGGCAGCTACCGGCGCGTCGAACGCATCGGCCTGGCCGTCGGCGCAGCGGAAGTGGCGTTCCTGGTGGCCATGGTCATGGCTCGCCCGCAACTGGACCAGCTGCTGGCGGGCTTGCGGTCGATGCCGCTGGGCAACTCGTCCTACCTGTTGCTGGTCGCGGCGAACGTGGGCGCGGTCATCATGCCGTGGATGATTTTCTACCAGCAAGGAGCCGTGGTCGATAAGCACCTGTCGGTGGCCACGATCCGCCAGGCCCGCCTGGACACCGCCGTCGGTGCGGTGCTGACTCAATTAATCATGATCGCGGTGGTGGTGACCGTTGCGGCGACGATCGGAACCCACCACGGTGCGGCGTCGCTGCAAACCGTCGGGCAGATCGCCGATGCCCTGACCCCATACCTGGGCCGACTCGGTGGAACCGTGCTGTTCGGACTGGGAATGTTGGGTGCCGCCCTGGTCGCCGCCATTGTCGCGTCGCTGGCTGGCGCGTGGGGACTATCGGAGGTCTTCGGCTGGCGACACACTCTCAACCAGCGGCCCAACCGGGCCACCGCCAAGTTCTACACCACTTATGCGCTTGCCCACATCATCGGCGCCGTCCTCGTCCTGGGCAGCGTCGACCTGGTCAATCTGGCCGTCGATGTCGAAGTGATGAACGCACTCTTGCTGCCGATCGTGCTGGGGCTGCTGCTGGTGCTGGAAGCCCACACGCTGCCCGAAGAATGGCGCATGCGCGGAGTGCGCAAGTACATCACTCGGACCCTGTGCCTATTTGTCATCGCTTTCGGGCTCTACATGGTTCCCCAAGCCCTCGGCTGGCTTTGA
- a CDS encoding DUF1295 domain-containing protein, with protein MTTSKRRSLTIISGAYVVAGGVGAAWLAWGPTTGRLWLDTLAADVLATLVVFAFSRAYRNSSFYDAYWSVVPPLLALYWWAHAGSSADRLRCWLITIVIWVWAVRLTANWVRGFAGLPHEDWRYPLLRQRAGRWEFVGDLVAIHLIPTVQVFAGMLPAYVSITRAGPGVRWLTIVAFAVGLAAVAFEFLADRQLHAFVRDRRPGAVMDHGLWSWSRHPNYFGEFGFWFALALFGVSASPSDAWWLFAGAGAMLAMFLGASIPMMETRNLQRRPQYRDVVDRVPRFVPRPPRRSMR; from the coding sequence ATGACCACCTCCAAACGACGATCATTGACGATCATCAGCGGCGCCTACGTCGTCGCAGGCGGGGTGGGCGCCGCCTGGCTGGCGTGGGGGCCGACCACCGGACGGCTATGGCTGGACACGTTGGCGGCCGACGTGCTCGCCACCCTGGTGGTGTTCGCCTTCAGCCGCGCCTACCGCAACTCGAGCTTCTATGACGCGTACTGGAGTGTCGTCCCACCGCTGCTGGCGCTGTATTGGTGGGCTCACGCTGGATCGTCGGCTGATCGATTGCGCTGCTGGCTGATCACCATCGTGATCTGGGTGTGGGCGGTGCGCCTGACGGCGAACTGGGTCCGCGGATTTGCGGGGCTACCCCACGAGGACTGGCGCTACCCCCTGCTGCGGCAGCGTGCTGGCCGCTGGGAATTCGTCGGCGATCTGGTGGCGATACACCTCATACCCACCGTGCAAGTATTCGCGGGCATGTTGCCCGCCTATGTCAGCATCACCCGCGCCGGCCCCGGCGTTCGCTGGCTGACAATCGTCGCCTTCGCGGTGGGTCTGGCAGCGGTGGCCTTCGAATTCCTGGCGGACCGTCAACTGCACGCATTCGTCCGCGACCGGCGCCCCGGTGCGGTCATGGACCATGGGTTGTGGAGTTGGTCGAGGCATCCCAACTACTTCGGGGAATTCGGCTTTTGGTTTGCTTTGGCCTTGTTCGGCGTGTCCGCTTCCCCATCGGACGCGTGGTGGTTGTTCGCCGGTGCGGGCGCGATGCTTGCCATGTTCCTGGGCGCCAGCATTCCGATGATGGAAACGCGCAATCTGCAACGGCGCCCGCAATATCGCGACGTAGTCGATCGAGTGCCGCGCTTTGTGCCCAGACCGCCCCGGCGATCGATGAGATGA
- a CDS encoding undecaprenyl diphosphate synthase family protein: MFLDELWPDFTREHLENALVEFGKRVRTPGTAHREQSASTPDAQAEPGP, translated from the coding sequence TTGTTCCTCGATGAACTGTGGCCGGATTTCACTCGCGAGCACCTGGAGAACGCGCTCGTCGAGTTCGGAAAGCGCGTCCGCACGCCAGGAACCGCACACCGCGAGCAGAGCGCCTCAACGCCCGACGCTCAAGCGGAGCCCGGCCCGTAG